From a region of the Thermodesulfobacteriota bacterium genome:
- a CDS encoding SDR family NAD(P)-dependent oxidoreductase has protein sequence MKLLRSQKDQSIAIVGIGSLFPKSSSLKEYWRLLTRGEDAITDVPATHWSAVDYYRQDPSGGDFVYCKRGGYLSPVSFDPTEFNIPPSILEATDSSQLLGLVVTRMALEDAGYGQGGRPWDRDATGVVIGVTGTQELVIPLSSRLGFPIWKKALEDAGVSRDQAEQVVERIADAYVSWQENSFPGLLGNVVAGRIANRFDLGGTNCAVDAACASSLAAVNLAVLELMSGRSDMMIAGGIDTLNDIFMHMCFSKTSVLSFSGDARPFSKDADGTVLGEGLGVFLLKRLEDAERDKDKIYAVIRSVGTSSDGRSAGIYAPVAEGQLKALRRAYEYADISPATVEMAEAHGTGTRVGDAVEFEALSRLYREAGAGQGQCALGSVKSIIGHTKAAAGAASLAKTALALYHKAILPTLKIGEPDPKLNMDQSPFYISTLLRPWLSNRKHPRRAAMSSFGFGGSNYHMVLEEYAAEKTVTAWDNTVEIAAFSGSTKAEVLRKMSEFRDAAVAAASGAGVFSEIVGRHAAESRNAFRHTDKHRALVVIDLSRDKAAETLQAALDTVEKAEHAFTSTENVFYGTSDHPDGPVGKTAFIFPGQGSQYTYMARDLAVIFPEAHRVFETANRQFENFHDAAEKRLSDYIFPAGLTEDVKKQAEEALRSTDIAQPAIGAASLAMARILARFGLAADMTCGHSFGELTALCQAGWMDEETFLALAAARGKYMAAAGREPGAMMAVKEDLARIEALVAENSLDLVLANRNSYDQGVLSGREAEIERALAICKQNKIRATRLPVSAAFHTPLVQDAAKPFRDYLRKKEIAATAIPVYSNTTAALYPTDDNEIRQVLGRQILNPVSFVDEIERMYADGARIFMEIGPKSVLTGLVRSILKGKEFHALALDASGGRKSGLEDLARTLCFFAAVGHAVNLEKWEDPPVPVVREQKMSVPILGANYRREKPPRPKKAVAAVPPPVRQEPPAERKDAPPVHAPERAPVTPAPVSAASDSGVLRDALKVVSESLKSMQSLQQQTALAHQKFLETQTEAGRALGVVMEKTRHLSAFVMDGSAIPVETTPRPVRPPSVMPVVEPVRPAPLPEPVTTAAETPPPAGPAAPAVDAAMIQRAMLDIVSRVTGYPVEMLGLEMDIENDLGIDSIKRVEILSVFEEEHPDVPSAAPEDLAEMRTLGEICDHLLSLAGAVVTAGAHTAVITEKAAAGISAAEIQSAMLDIVSRVTGYPVEMLGLEMDIENDLGIDSIKRVEILSVFEEEHPDIPSAAPEDLAEMRTLGEICDHLLSLAGAHTAVTTGNTAAAGVSAALIQSAMLDIVSRVTGYPPEMLDLQMDIENDLGIDSIKRVEILSVFEEEHPDIPSAAPEDLAEMRTLGQICDHLLSLAGASIKPATTSGQETASIEPTPAITEPATVRVPRRRIELRDMPLTDRRPVTIADGLMIFVTGNDPDLGQAICDRMISSGVRSCFLNTIDSGQDFSKAGGLVIVSRIEVGVDTLWSAADEAYVKDVFALAAKAGPALVKNSEGGKDTVFAAITRLDGAMGFGDKADFNPLQGALAGLVKTAAIEWPTVACRAVDADPGWTDTDAVAAAVTAEILNQTGPVEVGLTRGSRRVIALVEAACPEGDIRLEAGDVIVVSGGARGVTAQCVKALAGRAPAAIALLGRSPLPAAEPEWLGGVNGEAEIKKKIMENEFSGRKISPMELEASYKKYIANREVSDTIAYVRGLGRKVVYYPVDIRDPEAVKKTIDVIRRDQGTIRCLIHGAGVLEDRFIVEKTRPQFDRVFDTKVAGARALLSAVDPADLRYVVFFSSVSARMGNRGQVDYAMANEVLNKTARKLSFRLPECRVIAINWGPWDGGMVTPSLKREFEKNGLALIPLEAGAQCLLAEMGGRDRDENEIVIGAGFSDLIPGTASPADAGHANKEPDVSVNNSDLSVAFEREVSLSTFPVLKAHMLGGKAVVPFALAAEWVGSGALHANPGLLLTGIDDMRVLSGIVLDGASENVAVMTGKPKKNGSVFEVEVQVSAGKDAAGKRLKYAARAVLCADYETPPAFREPASLASGGYARPVREVYEKILFHGRELAGIREIPACTPDGIKALVACAPPPRQWISQPLRNTWLADPLVLDTAFQLGIVWCYENAGMVCLPVSFKTFRQYRPSFPADGVITVLEVNQRSGHRIGGDFTFLDADGIVVARMTGYEAVMDKSLEKAFKF, from the coding sequence TTGAAGCTGTTGCGCAGTCAGAAAGATCAGAGCATCGCGATCGTGGGAATCGGCAGTCTGTTCCCGAAATCATCCAGTCTAAAAGAGTACTGGCGCCTGCTGACCCGGGGCGAGGACGCCATTACCGACGTCCCGGCCACGCACTGGTCGGCCGTTGATTATTACCGCCAGGATCCTTCCGGCGGTGATTTCGTTTATTGTAAACGGGGCGGTTACCTTTCCCCGGTATCGTTTGATCCCACCGAATTCAATATTCCGCCCAGCATCCTGGAAGCCACCGACAGTTCTCAACTGCTGGGGCTGGTGGTCACCCGCATGGCCCTGGAAGACGCCGGATACGGGCAGGGCGGCAGGCCCTGGGACCGGGATGCCACCGGCGTGGTCATCGGCGTGACCGGAACCCAGGAACTGGTGATCCCGTTGAGTTCACGGCTGGGATTTCCCATCTGGAAAAAGGCGCTGGAAGACGCCGGTGTCTCCCGGGATCAGGCGGAACAGGTGGTGGAGCGGATCGCCGACGCTTATGTCTCCTGGCAGGAGAACTCTTTCCCCGGACTTCTGGGTAACGTGGTGGCCGGGAGAATCGCCAACCGTTTCGACCTGGGCGGGACCAACTGCGCGGTGGACGCCGCCTGCGCCAGTTCCCTGGCGGCCGTCAACCTGGCCGTGCTGGAACTGATGTCCGGCCGCAGCGACATGATGATCGCCGGCGGCATCGACACCTTGAACGATATTTTCATGCACATGTGCTTTTCCAAGACGTCGGTCCTGTCCTTTTCCGGAGACGCCCGGCCGTTTTCAAAAGATGCCGACGGCACCGTGCTGGGCGAGGGGCTGGGCGTTTTTCTGCTCAAGCGCCTGGAGGACGCGGAAAGAGACAAAGACAAGATTTATGCCGTCATCAGGTCCGTGGGCACATCCAGCGATGGCCGGTCGGCGGGCATTTACGCGCCGGTGGCGGAAGGCCAGTTAAAAGCCCTGCGGCGGGCATATGAATACGCGGATATTTCACCGGCCACCGTTGAAATGGCCGAAGCCCACGGCACCGGCACCCGGGTCGGCGACGCCGTTGAATTTGAAGCGCTGTCCCGGTTATACAGGGAAGCCGGCGCCGGACAGGGACAGTGCGCCCTGGGATCGGTAAAGTCCATCATCGGCCATACCAAGGCGGCGGCGGGCGCGGCCAGCCTGGCCAAAACCGCCCTGGCCCTCTATCACAAGGCCATTCTCCCCACCCTGAAGATCGGCGAGCCCGATCCCAAGCTGAACATGGACCAGTCCCCGTTTTATATCAGCACCCTGCTGCGGCCCTGGCTTTCCAACCGGAAACATCCCCGGCGGGCGGCCATGAGTTCCTTTGGCTTCGGCGGCAGCAACTACCATATGGTCCTGGAGGAATATGCCGCCGAAAAAACGGTCACCGCCTGGGACAACACCGTGGAAATCGCCGCCTTTTCCGGATCGACGAAAGCGGAGGTACTGCGGAAGATGTCCGAATTCCGGGACGCGGCCGTGGCGGCCGCTTCCGGTGCCGGGGTGTTTTCGGAAATCGTCGGCCGGCACGCGGCTGAATCGCGAAACGCTTTTCGTCATACCGACAAGCACCGGGCCCTGGTGGTTATCGATCTGTCCCGGGACAAGGCGGCCGAAACGCTTCAAGCCGCCCTGGACACCGTGGAAAAGGCGGAGCACGCCTTTACTTCCACGGAGAACGTGTTTTACGGAACGTCGGATCATCCGGACGGACCGGTCGGCAAAACCGCTTTTATTTTTCCGGGACAGGGCAGTCAGTATACTTACATGGCTCGTGACCTGGCGGTCATTTTCCCGGAAGCTCACCGCGTTTTTGAAACCGCCAACCGGCAGTTTGAGAATTTTCATGACGCCGCGGAAAAGCGGCTGTCCGATTATATTTTCCCGGCCGGTTTAACCGAAGACGTGAAAAAACAGGCCGAGGAAGCGCTGCGGAGCACGGATATCGCCCAGCCGGCCATCGGCGCCGCCAGCCTGGCCATGGCCCGGATTCTGGCCCGGTTCGGCCTGGCCGCCGACATGACCTGCGGTCACAGTTTCGGCGAACTCACCGCCCTCTGCCAGGCCGGGTGGATGGACGAGGAGACCTTTCTCGCTCTGGCGGCCGCCCGCGGCAAATACATGGCCGCGGCGGGCCGGGAACCCGGGGCCATGATGGCCGTCAAGGAGGACCTGGCCCGGATCGAAGCCCTGGTCGCGGAAAACAGCCTGGACCTGGTGCTGGCCAACCGCAATAGTTACGATCAGGGGGTATTGTCCGGCCGGGAGGCCGAGATCGAACGGGCCCTGGCCATCTGCAAGCAGAACAAGATCAGGGCCACGCGTCTGCCGGTATCGGCCGCTTTTCACACCCCGCTGGTTCAGGACGCGGCCAAACCTTTCCGTGATTATCTGCGCAAAAAAGAAATCGCCGCCACCGCCATCCCGGTTTATTCCAACACCACCGCGGCCCTGTATCCGACGGATGACAATGAGATCAGGCAAGTGCTGGGCAGACAGATTTTGAACCCGGTGAGTTTTGTTGACGAGATCGAACGGATGTACGCGGACGGCGCCCGGATCTTCATGGAAATCGGTCCCAAATCCGTGCTGACCGGACTGGTCCGGTCCATTCTCAAGGGCAAAGAGTTTCATGCCCTGGCCCTGGATGCTTCCGGCGGCCGTAAATCCGGCCTGGAGGACCTGGCCCGGACCCTGTGTTTCTTCGCCGCCGTCGGTCATGCCGTGAACCTGGAAAAATGGGAAGACCCGCCCGTCCCGGTCGTCCGTGAACAGAAGATGTCGGTTCCCATTCTCGGCGCCAATTACCGCAGGGAAAAGCCGCCGCGGCCGAAAAAGGCCGTCGCCGCTGTTCCCCCGCCGGTCCGCCAAGAGCCGCCGGCAGAGCGCAAGGACGCTCCGCCGGTTCACGCGCCGGAACGGGCGCCGGTGACGCCGGCCCCGGTTTCGGCGGCATCCGACAGCGGCGTGCTGCGGGATGCCCTGAAGGTGGTCTCGGAAAGCCTCAAATCCATGCAGTCCCTTCAGCAGCAGACCGCCCTGGCGCACCAGAAGTTTCTGGAAACACAAACCGAAGCAGGCCGGGCCCTGGGCGTTGTCATGGAAAAAACCCGGCATTTGAGCGCCTTTGTCATGGACGGCAGCGCCATCCCGGTTGAAACCACTCCACGGCCGGTCCGGCCGCCATCCGTCATGCCCGTGGTTGAACCGGTCCGGCCCGCGCCTTTGCCGGAACCGGTGACGACCGCGGCCGAAACGCCGCCGCCGGCTGGCCCGGCCGCTCCGGCGGTGGATGCCGCCATGATTCAACGGGCCATGCTCGACATCGTCAGCCGGGTGACCGGCTATCCGGTGGAGATGCTGGGCCTGGAGATGGATATCGAGAACGACCTGGGCATCGACTCCATCAAGCGGGTGGAGATCCTGTCCGTCTTTGAAGAGGAACATCCGGACGTGCCCTCGGCCGCGCCCGAGGACCTGGCCGAGATGCGGACCCTGGGCGAGATCTGCGATCACCTGCTGTCCCTGGCCGGAGCTGTCGTCACGGCCGGAGCGCACACCGCCGTGATAACGGAAAAGGCGGCTGCCGGCATATCGGCGGCGGAGATTCAAAGCGCCATGCTCGACATCGTCAGCCGGGTGACCGGCTATCCGGTGGAGATGCTGGGCCTGGAGATGGATATCGAGAACGACCTGGGTATCGACTCCATCAAGCGGGTGGAAATCCTGTCCGTTTTTGAAGAAGAGCATCCGGACATCCCCTCGGCCGCGCCCGAGGACCTGGCCGAGATGCGGACCCTGGGCGAGATCTGCGATCACCTGCTGTCCCTGGCCGGCGCGCACACCGCCGTGACAACGGGAAATACGGCGGCGGCCGGTGTATCGGCGGCCCTGATCCAGAGCGCCATGCTGGATATCGTCAGCCGGGTGACGGGATACCCTCCGGAGATGCTGGACCTGCAAATGGATATCGAGAACGACCTGGGCATCGACTCCATCAAGCGAGTGGAGATCCTGTCGGTCTTTGAAGAGGAACATCCGGACATCCCCTCGGCCGCGCCTGAGGACCTGGCCGAGATGCGGACCCTGGGCCAGATCTGCGATCACCTGCTCTCCCTGGCCGGCGCTTCGATAAAACCGGCGACGACTTCCGGGCAGGAAACCGCGTCCATTGAGCCGACACCGGCCATAACCGAACCGGCGACGGTTCGAGTCCCGCGACGGCGGATCGAATTACGTGACATGCCGTTGACGGACCGACGGCCGGTGACAATCGCCGACGGTCTGATGATTTTTGTGACCGGCAATGATCCGGACCTGGGACAGGCCATCTGCGACCGGATGATATCTTCCGGCGTCCGGTCCTGTTTTTTAAATACCATTGACTCCGGCCAAGATTTTTCAAAAGCCGGCGGACTGGTGATCGTTTCCAGGATCGAGGTCGGGGTTGACACGCTCTGGTCCGCTGCCGATGAAGCTTACGTAAAGGACGTGTTCGCACTGGCGGCCAAGGCCGGTCCGGCACTGGTGAAAAATTCGGAAGGTGGAAAGGACACGGTTTTCGCGGCCATTACCCGCCTGGACGGCGCCATGGGCTTTGGCGATAAGGCCGATTTCAACCCCCTGCAGGGAGCCCTGGCCGGCCTGGTCAAAACCGCCGCCATTGAATGGCCGACAGTGGCCTGCCGGGCCGTTGACGCGGATCCCGGCTGGACGGACACCGACGCCGTGGCGGCGGCCGTTACGGCGGAGATCCTGAACCAGACGGGCCCGGTCGAGGTGGGCCTGACCAGAGGATCCAGGCGGGTGATCGCGCTGGTTGAAGCTGCCTGTCCGGAAGGTGATATCCGGCTGGAAGCGGGGGACGTGATCGTCGTTTCCGGCGGCGCCAGGGGCGTGACGGCACAGTGCGTCAAGGCCCTGGCCGGACGCGCGCCCGCCGCCATCGCGCTGCTGGGCCGATCCCCTCTGCCGGCGGCCGAACCCGAATGGCTGGGCGGCGTCAACGGAGAAGCGGAGATCAAGAAGAAGATCATGGAAAACGAGTTTTCCGGCCGCAAGATCTCTCCCATGGAACTGGAGGCATCTTATAAGAAATATATAGCCAACCGTGAAGTGTCCGATACCATCGCTTATGTCCGGGGCCTGGGCCGGAAGGTCGTTTATTACCCGGTGGACATCCGTGATCCGGAGGCCGTTAAAAAAACGATTGACGTCATCCGCCGGGACCAGGGCACCATCCGTTGTCTCATTCACGGCGCCGGCGTCCTGGAAGACCGGTTTATCGTCGAAAAAACCCGGCCGCAGTTTGACCGCGTCTTTGATACCAAGGTGGCGGGCGCCCGGGCGCTTTTGTCCGCCGTTGATCCGGCGGACTTGCGCTATGTTGTCTTTTTCTCTTCGGTCAGCGCCCGCATGGGCAACAGAGGGCAGGTGGATTATGCCATGGCCAACGAGGTGCTGAACAAAACCGCCCGTAAGCTTTCCTTTCGCCTGCCGGAATGCCGGGTCATCGCCATCAACTGGGGGCCATGGGACGGCGGCATGGTGACGCCGTCTTTGAAACGGGAATTTGAAAAGAACGGGCTGGCCCTGATTCCTCTGGAAGCGGGCGCTCAATGCCTGCTGGCCGAAATGGGCGGCCGCGACCGGGACGAGAACGAGATTGTGATCGGCGCCGGATTTTCCGACCTGATTCCGGGAACTGCCTCTCCGGCTGACGCGGGCCATGCGAACAAAGAACCGGATGTGTCCGTCAATAACAGCGACCTGTCCGTGGCCTTTGAACGCGAGGTCAGCCTGTCGACTTTTCCGGTGTTAAAGGCGCACATGCTGGGCGGCAAGGCGGTGGTGCCTTTTGCCCTGGCCGCGGAATGGGTCGGCAGCGGCGCGCTTCACGCCAACCCCGGCCTGCTGTTGACCGGTATCGATGACATGCGGGTCCTTTCCGGTATCGTTCTGGACGGCGCTTCGGAAAACGTGGCGGTGATGACGGGAAAGCCGAAGAAAAACGGTTCGGTGTTCGAGGTCGAGGTCCAGGTCAGTGCCGGGAAAGATGCCGCCGGCAAACGCCTGAAGTATGCCGCCCGGGCCGTGCTTTGCGCCGACTACGAAACACCGCCGGCTTTTCGTGAACCCGCTTCCCTGGCCTCGGGCGGTTACGCCAGGCCGGTCCGGGAAGTCTATGAGAAAATTTTGTTCCACGGCCGGGAACTGGCCGGAATCCGTGAAATACCCGCCTGCACTCCGGACGGGATCAAGGCCCTGGTGGCCTGCGCGCCGCCGCCGCGTCAATGGATCTCCCAGCCCCTGCGAAACACCTGGCTGGCCGATCCCCTGGTGCTGGACACCGCTTTCCAGCTGGGCATTGTCTGGTGCTACGAAAACGCCGGCATGGTCTGCCTGCCGGTTTCCTTTAAAACGTTCCGGCAGTACCGGCCGTCTTTCCCGGCGGACGGCGTGATCACGGTTCTGGAAGTGAACCAGCGGTCCGGTCACCGCATCGGCGGTGATTTTACCTTCCTGGACGCGGACGGCATTGTCGTGGCCCGCATGACCGGCTACGAAGCGGTCATGGACAAGTCGCTGGAGAAGGCGTTTAAGTTTTAA
- a CDS encoding LamG-like jellyroll fold domain-containing protein, whose product MMKTMARLISGVGFLFFCVPLICSADLYFPHVSTKSLWQTEIAVINTGDQTVTGTLNGYSDAGLILDTIVISLPPLGRRQITVETEFADSDNIGYIIFDTDGTGLQGYTKFYQNGKFRTAIPAVTEINTGDIYIPHIASNDTFWTGISLLNTNDAPINVRFSFNDGAMNYHTTLAAGQHKVISSSTLFGGQERPDMKSGVITGAAGVIGVELFGNDTQLDGLLLTDDTAATIYYPHVADMTKWWTGIVAYNPSDTACDITITPYSETGTALAPSILNIGGKEKYVGVVKNLDLPAQTAWFRIDATQPLSGFELFGTLDGKVLAAYAEQNGGGSKQGVFAKIEQSGWTGIAFVNTEDDAASVTLTAYNNTGSVVATDTITVNGHAKVVDRPENIFSPQSIASATFITYVSDKDVVGFQLNGSSDGKMLDGLPALAGESLDNGGGDDDGNGDDPLIGEWRLTRMEDNEGFGCSVSCPGSTTCVGFDVTCGEETSRFNTDGSVVYTSDGESVSGTYTVSGNEITGCLAGEGCETVQYSISDDTLILEEEDLSGFKVKTYWERISSDDGSGGSGPSGNVLLLESNNSYAQAGTTIFPASGTPADFTVEAWIYPTAGQRSYILSDDAYDFFVDYNAAYSNNGLGIGFYVWGESGSGWDGQTVFESVALNQWNHVAGMFDASTNQITLSINGVLYPPSDFSYSGFYTSSSQKFAVGLNSYDFTGPFSGRIDEVRVSDSVRYTADFSPPAGNFTTDADTVGLWHFDEAAGATSFGDDSGNIHSLTGLNGAHTGADTN is encoded by the coding sequence ATGATGAAAACAATGGCCAGGCTGATTTCAGGAGTGGGTTTTCTGTTCTTTTGCGTGCCGCTGATTTGTTCCGCGGACCTTTACTTTCCGCATGTTTCAACCAAGTCCCTCTGGCAGACGGAAATCGCCGTTATCAACACCGGCGACCAGACCGTCACCGGGACATTGAACGGCTACAGCGATGCCGGCCTGATTCTTGACACCATCGTTATCTCTCTTCCTCCGCTCGGCCGCCGGCAAATCACTGTCGAGACCGAATTCGCGGACTCCGACAATATCGGCTACATCATATTTGATACCGACGGCACCGGACTCCAGGGATACACCAAGTTCTACCAGAACGGGAAATTCCGGACGGCCATTCCCGCGGTAACCGAGATCAACACCGGCGATATCTATATCCCTCACATCGCCTCGAACGACACCTTCTGGACCGGCATCAGCCTGCTGAACACAAACGACGCGCCGATAAACGTGCGTTTCAGCTTCAACGACGGCGCCATGAATTATCACACCACCCTCGCCGCCGGGCAGCATAAAGTCATCAGCAGTTCCACCCTGTTCGGCGGCCAGGAACGGCCGGACATGAAGTCCGGCGTGATCACCGGCGCCGCCGGCGTCATCGGTGTGGAGCTGTTCGGTAACGATACCCAGCTCGACGGCCTGTTGCTCACGGACGATACGGCCGCCACTATCTATTACCCCCATGTGGCCGACATGACCAAGTGGTGGACCGGTATTGTGGCCTACAATCCGTCGGATACGGCCTGTGACATCACCATCACCCCCTACAGCGAAACAGGTACGGCGCTTGCCCCTTCCATCCTGAATATCGGCGGAAAGGAAAAGTATGTCGGCGTGGTGAAAAACCTGGACCTTCCCGCTCAGACGGCCTGGTTCAGGATAGACGCCACCCAGCCCCTGTCCGGGTTTGAGCTCTTCGGCACGCTGGACGGAAAGGTGCTGGCGGCTTACGCCGAACAGAACGGCGGCGGATCGAAACAGGGCGTATTCGCCAAGATCGAGCAAAGCGGCTGGACGGGCATCGCCTTTGTCAACACCGAGGACGATGCGGCGTCCGTCACCCTGACCGCCTACAACAATACCGGCTCGGTCGTCGCCACCGACACCATCACCGTCAACGGCCATGCCAAGGTGGTCGACAGGCCGGAAAACATCTTCTCGCCCCAGAGCATTGCCAGTGCCACCTTCATCACTTATGTCTCCGATAAAGATGTCGTGGGCTTCCAGCTCAACGGCTCTTCCGACGGCAAGATGCTGGACGGACTGCCGGCCCTGGCCGGAGAATCCCTCGATAACGGAGGAGGAGACGATGACGGCAATGGCGACGATCCGCTCATCGGCGAATGGCGGCTGACCCGGATGGAAGATAACGAGGGTTTCGGTTGTTCGGTTTCCTGCCCCGGAAGCACGACCTGCGTTGGGTTTGACGTTACCTGCGGGGAGGAGACATCCCGGTTCAACACCGACGGATCGGTCGTATACACATCCGACGGGGAAAGCGTCAGCGGCACCTACACCGTCAGCGGCAATGAAATTACCGGATGCCTCGCCGGGGAGGGTTGTGAAACGGTTCAATACAGCATTTCCGATGACACCCTGATCCTGGAGGAAGAAGATCTCTCGGGGTTTAAGGTAAAAACCTACTGGGAGCGGATCTCATCCGATGATGGATCGGGCGGCAGCGGACCGTCGGGCAATGTTCTCCTGCTGGAAAGCAACAACAGCTACGCCCAGGCAGGCACGACCATCTTCCCCGCTTCCGGCACTCCGGCGGACTTTACCGTCGAGGCATGGATTTACCCCACGGCCGGCCAGAGAAGCTATATCCTGTCGGATGACGCCTATGATTTCTTTGTAGATTATAATGCCGCCTATTCCAACAACGGCCTGGGAATAGGCTTTTATGTCTGGGGAGAAAGCGGAAGCGGATGGGACGGTCAGACGGTGTTCGAGTCCGTCGCGCTCAACCAGTGGAATCATGTCGCCGGCATGTTCGATGCCTCGACAAACCAGATAACGCTTTCCATAAACGGCGTGTTGTACCCTCCGTCCGACTTCAGTTACAGCGGCTTCTATACATCCTCGAGCCAGAAATTCGCCGTCGGCCTCAATTCATATGATTTCACCGGTCCCTTCTCCGGCAGAATCGACGAGGTCAGGGTTTCAGATAGCGTCCGCTATACGGCGGACTTTTCTCCACCGGCCGGAAACTTTACCACTGATGCCGATACCGTGGGCCTGTGGCATTTTGATGAGGCGGCCGGCGCGACGTCCTTTGGTGATGATTCCGGCAACATCCATTCGCTGACCGGTTTGAACGGGGCGCATACGGGGGCCGACACGAACTGA
- a CDS encoding PGPGW domain-containing protein, producing MTEIIPTQIEFFKTHGEYIGGMTLVSIILFAGTLVIVPWLIVRLPADYFSHRSRREARQELKHPAVRLMIRISKNALGLFLIVAGLIMLFIPGQGLLTIGIGILLMDFPGKYRLEQWIVRHRPVIKSINRIRRRAHRPPLDL from the coding sequence ATGACGGAAATCATTCCGACCCAGATCGAATTTTTCAAGACCCACGGTGAATATATCGGAGGAATGACCCTGGTATCGATTATTTTATTCGCGGGTACCCTCGTCATCGTTCCCTGGCTGATCGTCCGACTGCCCGCCGACTATTTTTCTCATCGTTCCCGCCGGGAAGCCCGACAGGAACTAAAGCATCCCGCCGTCAGGCTCATGATCCGCATTTCCAAAAATGCACTGGGATTATTCCTGATCGTCGCCGGACTGATCATGCTGTTTATTCCCGGCCAGGGTCTTCTGACTATCGGGATCGGTATTCTGCTGATGGATTTTCCCGGGAAATACAGACTGGAGCAGTGGATCGTCAGGCACAGGCCGGTGATCAAATCTATTAACCGGATCCGCCGGCGCGCCCATCGTCCGCCGCTGGACCTTTGA